From one Triticum urartu cultivar G1812 chromosome 3, Tu2.1, whole genome shotgun sequence genomic stretch:
- the LOC125542836 gene encoding protein BREAST CANCER SUSCEPTIBILITY 2 homolog B-like isoform X14, with the protein MPGRWRVWGQPDGRLVWIPAPEPDAPPPPAAAPPLPPPLPLGRGAGIAADPSEDALAKGRGAADGCRVESMADLLVQARNTLLEGDGMSGATVDAGEGQLFCTGSGRSVSVSERAIRRARALVGEEVEKAGNKRKQPFDDVPGAEGESREMDAPFRGGVHNTTVPPVFQTGSGKAVLLGKDSIQKARAILGEQPFDHVPDAEGESSEMDAPFRGGVYNTTMPPVFQTGSGKAVLLGKDSIQKARVLLEGVDSAAGAVQPMFRTGMGKPVPVSRTSIDKARAVLEGQTVAEKGVDGMEQFPLFQTGSGRVVSVSAASVQKAKSVLKDNNTSEENTESFGRPNQPMMFQTGSGRSAMISERSIERSRAVANEGDAEKSGHWDTDCQFPMFQTGLGKPVAVSWSSVQKAKAVLEEENIKTTGRGGSSDCATTLQTETPTSVLMSSSLIMNSRSVTPKEDSAMQVTRTEKNHKDDDHVPLFQTGLGRSIAISKSSLKRASAVLEPRNIAKELEDNHKLLNMDKKIPVFASPLKTSCARTVNISSVGVSRAATLLGLEENTLSTQFFGHVGDKLATRINFEQENPEQRLGIASYPTENQVHKEPHWPFELSNNTVSDSGEHSIRFSTAGGRSMAISSDALERAKSLLGESDLVVSTNNLVGYPLGSACNDKMQNSTVAPKEGGSDLSKRRRVSGRTELATFSHQAMSDRKHTGSFGNAVSDIHPTSENTNTFHVGSRSTSEIPKIMKPSSRCLSETDNANDPKDKTRQLHMPAGALVDISNFMGAHSGNIDHVVNEKRRIGGRNSTSSFKRPRSSRFITPISTNKQSSAGVLKLPPTQITSCRTKLSASYPFQHKRKTWKEYFGGPPCFNCLTERTTAEVKLMDAKGAGKYKFHNMNTGAEEFQKLLIACGASLTYATKEWVNNHYKWIVWKLASLERSYPTKAAGKFLTVANVLDELKYRYDREVNNGHRSAIKKILEGNALPSLMMVLCISAIYSHPDVNKLEAVGTDGNENSIDNKSLLAAKRNMPAHIELTDGWYALETSLDVALSEQLQKRKLFIGQKLRIWGASLCGWTGPVSFHEASGTVKLTVHVNGSYRARWDDPLGFCKHVGPPLAFKCIKASGGRVPRTLVGVARIYPILYKERLPDGCSIVRSERMERKALQLYHQRVSKIAEDIMSEQDENCASTDDSEEGAKICKMLEQAAEPEVMMAGLTSEQIISFSSYQAKQKEARQNEVAKKVENALEVAGLSSRDVTPFLKVRVTSLAHKISATKTINKEGLITIWNPTEKQKADLVEGQVYIATGLLPSAHCTNILYLHARGSSTVWKPLASAQAADFQPFFTPRKAVELSLIGEVPLASLSCSEFDIAGVVLHVGDVYLCSNQKRQWLFLTDGSKFISASQSTVQDDCLLAVSFSCSSASDDGAFFSYALSGNTVGFSNLVKRQKDQTRRIWVAEATQSSTYTLSHEISKKSHLKEAATCAEKWASSSFDKIQQLKEKVLCIIGDSGG; encoded by the exons ATGCCCGGGAGGTGGCGGGTCTGGGGCCAGCCCGACGGCCGCCTCGTCTGGATCCCCGCCCCCGAGCccgacgcgccgccgccgcctgccgcggctccgcctcttcctcctcccctgCCGCTGGGGCGCGGTGCGGGGATAGCCGCGGATCCATCCGAGGACGCGCTGGCGAAAG GCCGGGGCGCTGCCGACGGATGCCGCGTCGAGTCCATGGCCGACCTCCTCGTGCAAG CTCGGAACACGCTGCTCGAAGGTGACGGGATGTCCGGAGCAACTGTCGATGCAGGAGAGGGTCAGCTGTTCTGCACTGGATCAGGGAGGTCAGTGTCTGTCAGCGAGAGGGCTATAAGGAGGGCCAGGGCGTTGGTCGGGGAGGAGGTGGAGAAGGCTGGTAACAAGAGAA AGCAACCGTTTGACGACGTACCTGGTGCAGAGGGCGAATCGAGAGAAATGGACGCCCCATTTAGAG GTGGAGTGCATAACACTACCGTGCCCCCAGTGTTCCAAACTGGATCCGGAAAAGCAGTTTTGCTGGGCAAGGACTCGATCCAGAAGGCAAGAGCTATTTTAGGAG AGCAACCGTTTGACCATGTACCTGATGCAGAGGGCGAATCGAGTGAAATGGACGCCCCATTTAGAG GTGGAGTGTATAACACTACCATGCCCCCAGTGTTCCAAACTGGATCAGGAAAAGCTGTCTTACTGGGCAAGGACTCAATCCAGAAGGCAAGAGTTCTTTTAGAAG GTGTTGATAGTGCTGCTGGTGCCGTACAACCAATGTTCCGTACTGGAATGGGTAAGCCGGTTCCTGTGAGCCGGACCTCTATTGATAAGGCAAGAGCTGTTTTGGAGGGACAAACAGTTGCAGAAAAAG GTGTGGATGGCATGGAACAGTTTCCATTGTTCCAAACTGGTTCAGGACGAGTTGTCTCAGTCAGTGCGGCATCTGTTCAGAAAGCTAAGTCTGTTTTGAAGGATAATAATACAAGCGAGG AAAATACAGAGAGTTTTGGTAGGCCTAACCAGCCTATGATGTTCCAAACTGGTTCAGGAAGATCAGCCATGATCAGCGAAAGATCCATTGAGAGATCTAGAGCTGTGGCGAATGAGGGAGATGCGGAAAAGAGCG GACATTGGGATACTGATTGCCAGTTCCCAATGTTCCAAACAGGATTAGGGAAGCCTGTTGCTGTGAGCTGGAGCTCAGTCCAGAAAGCAAAGGCAGTATTGGAGGAAGAAAATATTAAAACAACTG GACGTGGAGGTAGCAGTGATTGTGCCACAACTCTTCAGACTGAAACGCCAACATCTGTTTTGATGAGTAGCAGTTTGATCATGAATAGTAGAAGTGTTACACCGAAGGAAGATAGTGCAATGCAAG TCACTCGAACAGAGAAAAATCACAAGGATGATGACCACGTGCCGTTGTTTCAAACTGGGTTAGGGAGGTCAATTGCTATAAGTAAGAGCTCACTTAAGAGGGCATCTGCAGTTCTGGAGCCAAGGAATATTGCAAAGGAATTGGAAG ATAATCATAAGCTCCTTAACATGGACAAAAAAATTCCTGTGTTTGCGTCACCTCTCAAGACAAGCTGTGCAAGAACAGTAAATATATCTTCAGTTGGCGTGTCTCGAGCTGCTACTTTGTTGGGCTTGGAGGAGAATACcctttcaacacaattttttgGACATGTGGGGGATAAGCTGGCCACAAGAATAAATTTTGAGCAGGAAAATCCAGAACAGAGGCTTGGTATTGCATCTTATCCAACAGAAAACCAAGTGCACAAGGAACCACACTGGCCATTTGAGCTTTCTAATAACACAGTTTCTGATTCTGGTGAGCATTCTATCAGATTCAGTACCGCCGGAGGCAGATCAATGGCTATTTCTAGTGATGCACTTGAACGCGCAAAAAGCCTTCTGGGTGAATCAGATCTCGTGGTTTCAACAAATAATTTAGTAGGCTACCCTTTGGGATCTGCTTGTAATGATAAGATGCAAAATTCAACTGTTGCGCCAAAAGAAGGTGGATCTGATTTATCTAAAAGAAGAAGGGTCAGTGGAAGAACCGAACTTGCAACATTTTCCCACCAGGCAATGTCTGATAGGAAGCACACTGGATCCTTTGGAAATGCTGTATCTGATATCCATCCAACTAGTGAAAACACCAATACGTTTCATGTTGGGAGTCGTTCAACCAGTGAAATTCCAAAGATCATGAAGCCTTCTTCCAGGTGTTTATCTGAAACTGACAACGCAAATGACCCTAAAGATAAGACCCGGCAACTCCATATGCCAGCTGGAGCGTTGGTTGACATCAGTAACTTCATGGGTGCACATTCTGGAAATATTGACCATGTTGTTAATGAGAAGAGAAGAATTGGGGGAAGAAACTCCACATCTTCCTTTAAACGGCCCCGCTCTTCCAG GTTCATCACGCCTATAAGCACCAACAAACAGTCCTCTGCTG GAGTACTCAAACTACCACCAACTCAGATCACTTCCTGTCGAACAAAGCTGTCTGCATCTTATCCTTTTCAACATAAAAGGAAGACTTGGAAAGAGTATTTTGGTGGTCCTCCCTGCTTCAATTGTTTG ACGGAACGTACAACAGCTGAAGTGAAGCTCATGGATGCAAAAGGAGCAGGGAAGTACAAGTTTCACAATATGAATACTGGTGCAGAAGAATTTCAGAAGTTGCTGATTGCCTGTGGGGCTTCATTGACATATGCAACTAAAGA ATGGGTGAACAATCACTATAAATGGATCGTATGGAAACTTGCTTCACTTGAGAGGAGCTATCCAACTAAAGCTGCTGGCAAATTCTTGACAGTTGCTAATGTTTTAGACGAGCTGAAGTATAG GTATGACAGAGAAGTGAACAATGGCCATCGATCAGCCATAAAGAAAATTTTAGAAGGAAATGCTTTGCCATCTTTGATGATGGTGCTGTGCATTTCAGCTATTTATTCCCATCCTGATGTAAATAAGTTAGAGGCTGTCGGGACAGATGGAAATGAAAACAGTATCGACAATAAAAGCTTGTTAGCTGCTAAAAGAAACATGCCTGCACACATTGAATTAACTGATGGATG GTATGCACTAGAAACGTCATTAGACGTGGCACTTTCAGAACAACTACAGAAAAGAAAGCTTTTTATAGGACAAAAGCTTCGG ATATGGGGAGCTTCTTTGTGTGGTTGGACTGGGCCTGTGTCATTTCATGAG GCATCTGGCACCGTCAAATTGACGGTCCATGTGAATGGCAGTTATCGTGCAAGATGGGATGATCCTTTGGGATTCT GCAAGCATGTTGGACCCCCACTGGCGTTCAAGTGCATAAAAGCTTCTGGTGGCCGAGTCCCTAGGACACTGGTAGGAGTTGCAAGAATATATCCTATTTTGTACAAGGAGAG GTTGCCTGATGGTTGTTCTATTGTGAGATCTGAAAGGATGGAAAGAAAGGCGCTACAACTGTATCACCAGAG AGTATCTAAGATCGCAGAAGACATTATGTCTGAACAAGATGAAAACTGTGCCAGCACTGATGACAGCGAGGAAGGGGCGAAAATTTGCAAAATGCTAGAGCAGGCGGCTGAGCCTGAAGTTATGATGGCTGGCCTGACCTCAGAGCAGATAATATCTTTCTCATCTTATCAAGCAAAGCAAAAG GAAGCTAGGCAAAACGAAGTAGCTAAGAAGGTCGAAAATGCTCTGGAAGTTGCTGGCCTTAGTTCAAGAGATGTTACGCCATTTTTGAAAGTGAGGGTGACGAGCCTTGCTCACAAAATCTCTGCTACAAAAACCATCAACAAGGAAGGGCTAATAACAATTTGGAACCCTACTGAGAAGCAA AAAGCCGACCTGGTGGAGGGACAAGTTTACATCGCCACAGGATTGCTGCCTTCTGCCCACTGTACTAACATTCTTTACTTGCATGCTAGAGGATCATCTACAGTGTGGAAGCCATTAGCATCGGCACAGGCTGCAGATTTTCA ACCATTTTTTACCCCACGTAAGGCGGTTGAGCTGTCATTGATTGGTGAGGTACCACTTGCAAG TCTTTCTTGCAGTGAATTTGACATTGCAGGTGTTGTTTTGCATGTCGGCGATGTTTACTTATGCAGCAACCAGAAAAGGCAGTGGCTCTTTTTGACAGATGGATCTAAATTTATCTCGGCATCGCAGTCCACAGTGCAAGATGATTGTCTTCTAGCAGTTAGCTTTTCTTGCTCATCTGCCAGCGATGATGGTGCCTTTTTCAGTTATGCCCTTTCTGGAAATACA GTTGGTTTCAGTAACTTGGTCAAGCGACAGAAGGACCAGACAAGGCGCATATGGGTAGCCGAGGCAACACAGAGCTCTACATACACTCTTTCCCATGAGATATCAAAAAAATCGCATCTTAAGGAAGCTGCAACATGTGCTGAGAAATGGGCTTCAAGTTCTTTTGAT AAAATCCAGCAGCTAAAGGAAAAGGTTTTATGCATAATTGGTGATAGCGGTGGCTGA
- the LOC125542836 gene encoding protein BREAST CANCER SUSCEPTIBILITY 2 homolog B-like isoform X5 yields the protein MPGRWRVWGQPDGRLVWIPAPEPDAPPPPAAAPPLPPPLPLGRGAGIAADPSEDALAKGRGAADGCRVESMADLLVQARNTLLEGDGMSGATVDAGEGQLFCTGSGRSVSVSERAIRRARALVGEEVEKAGNKRKQPFDDVPGAEGESREMDAPFRGGVHNTTVPPVFQTGSGKAVLLGKDSIQKARAILGEQPFDHVPDAEGESSEMDAPFRGGVYNTTMPPVFQTGSGKAVLLGKDSIQKARVLLEGVDSAAGAVQPMFRTGMGKPVPVSRTSIDKARAVLEGQTVAEKGVDGMEQFPLFQTGSGRVVSVSAASVQKAKSVLKDNNTSEENTESFGRPNQPMMFQTGSGRSAMISERSIERSRAVANEGDAEKSGHWDTDCQFPMFQTGLGKPVAVSWSSVQKAKAVLEEENIKTTGRGGSSDCATTLQTETPTSVLMSSSLIMNSRSVTPKEDSAMQVTRTEKNHKDDDHVPLFQTGLGRSIAISKSSLKRASAVLEPRNIAKELEDEAHLDGAHDTPVFRTGLGRSILASENSIKELPILEAEEAVKSVNNYKGETFVEDATFQAGIQKFVPQNGISSHKASMLLEQRNFMEKDNHKLLNMDKKIPVFASPLKTSCARTVNISSVGVSRAATLLGLEENTLSTQFFGHVGDKLATRINFEQENPEQRLGIASYPTENQVHKEPHWPFELSNNTVSDSGEHSIRFSTAGGRSMAISSDALERAKSLLGESDLVVSTNNLVGYPLGSACNDKMQNSTVAPKEGGSDLSKRRRVSGRTELATFSHQAMSDRKHTGSFGNAVSDIHPTSENTNTFHVGSRSTSEIPKIMKPSSRCLSETDNANDPKDKTRQLHMPAGALVDISNFMGAHSGNIDHVVNEKRRIGGRNSTSSFKRPRSSRFITPISTNKQSSAGVLKLPPTQITSCRTKLSASYPFQHKRKTWKEYFGGPPCFNCLTERTTAEVKLMDAKGAGKYKFHNMNTGAEEFQKLLIACGASLTYATKEWVNNHYKWIVWKLASLERSYPTKAAGKFLTVANVLDELKYRYDREVNNGHRSAIKKILEGNALPSLMMVLCISAIYSHPDVNKLEAVGTDGNENSIDNKSLLAAKRNMPAHIELTDGWYALETSLDVALSEQLQKRKLFIGQKLRIWGASLCGWTGPVSFHEASGTVKLTVHVNGSYRARWDDPLGFCKHVGPPLAFKCIKASGGRVPRTLVGVARIYPILYKERLPDGCSIVRSERMERKALQLYHQRVSKIAEDIMSEQDENCASTDDSEEGAKICKMLEQAAEPEVMMAGLTSEQIISFSSYQAKQKEARQNEVAKKVENALEVAGLSSRDVTPFLKVRVTSLAHKISATKTINKEGLITIWNPTEKQKADLVEGQVYIATGLLPSAHCTNILYLHARGSSTVWKPLASAQAADFQPFFTPRKAVELSLIGEVPLASLSCSEFDIAGVVLHVGDVYLCSNQKRQWLFLTDGSKFISASQSTVQDDCLLAVSFSCSSASDDGAFFSYALSGNTVGFSNLVKRQKDQTRRIWVAEATQSSTYTLSHEISKKSHLKEAATCAEKWASSSFDKIQQLKEKVLCIIGDSGG from the exons ATGCCCGGGAGGTGGCGGGTCTGGGGCCAGCCCGACGGCCGCCTCGTCTGGATCCCCGCCCCCGAGCccgacgcgccgccgccgcctgccgcggctccgcctcttcctcctcccctgCCGCTGGGGCGCGGTGCGGGGATAGCCGCGGATCCATCCGAGGACGCGCTGGCGAAAG GCCGGGGCGCTGCCGACGGATGCCGCGTCGAGTCCATGGCCGACCTCCTCGTGCAAG CTCGGAACACGCTGCTCGAAGGTGACGGGATGTCCGGAGCAACTGTCGATGCAGGAGAGGGTCAGCTGTTCTGCACTGGATCAGGGAGGTCAGTGTCTGTCAGCGAGAGGGCTATAAGGAGGGCCAGGGCGTTGGTCGGGGAGGAGGTGGAGAAGGCTGGTAACAAGAGAA AGCAACCGTTTGACGACGTACCTGGTGCAGAGGGCGAATCGAGAGAAATGGACGCCCCATTTAGAG GTGGAGTGCATAACACTACCGTGCCCCCAGTGTTCCAAACTGGATCCGGAAAAGCAGTTTTGCTGGGCAAGGACTCGATCCAGAAGGCAAGAGCTATTTTAGGAG AGCAACCGTTTGACCATGTACCTGATGCAGAGGGCGAATCGAGTGAAATGGACGCCCCATTTAGAG GTGGAGTGTATAACACTACCATGCCCCCAGTGTTCCAAACTGGATCAGGAAAAGCTGTCTTACTGGGCAAGGACTCAATCCAGAAGGCAAGAGTTCTTTTAGAAG GTGTTGATAGTGCTGCTGGTGCCGTACAACCAATGTTCCGTACTGGAATGGGTAAGCCGGTTCCTGTGAGCCGGACCTCTATTGATAAGGCAAGAGCTGTTTTGGAGGGACAAACAGTTGCAGAAAAAG GTGTGGATGGCATGGAACAGTTTCCATTGTTCCAAACTGGTTCAGGACGAGTTGTCTCAGTCAGTGCGGCATCTGTTCAGAAAGCTAAGTCTGTTTTGAAGGATAATAATACAAGCGAGG AAAATACAGAGAGTTTTGGTAGGCCTAACCAGCCTATGATGTTCCAAACTGGTTCAGGAAGATCAGCCATGATCAGCGAAAGATCCATTGAGAGATCTAGAGCTGTGGCGAATGAGGGAGATGCGGAAAAGAGCG GACATTGGGATACTGATTGCCAGTTCCCAATGTTCCAAACAGGATTAGGGAAGCCTGTTGCTGTGAGCTGGAGCTCAGTCCAGAAAGCAAAGGCAGTATTGGAGGAAGAAAATATTAAAACAACTG GACGTGGAGGTAGCAGTGATTGTGCCACAACTCTTCAGACTGAAACGCCAACATCTGTTTTGATGAGTAGCAGTTTGATCATGAATAGTAGAAGTGTTACACCGAAGGAAGATAGTGCAATGCAAG TCACTCGAACAGAGAAAAATCACAAGGATGATGACCACGTGCCGTTGTTTCAAACTGGGTTAGGGAGGTCAATTGCTATAAGTAAGAGCTCACTTAAGAGGGCATCTGCAGTTCTGGAGCCAAGGAATATTGCAAAGGAATTGGAAG ATGAAGCTCATTTAGATGGTGCCCATGACACTCCAGTGTTCAGAACTGGATTAGGAAGGTCTATCTTAGCAAGTGAGAACTCTATAAAGGAATTGCCTATCTTAGAGGCTGAAGAAGCAGTAAAAAGTG TAAACAATTACAAAGGGGAAACCTTTGTTGAAGACGCAACGTTCCAAGCTGGAATACAAAAGTTTGTACCCCAAAATGGAATTTCAAGCCATAAGGCCAGTATGCTTTTGGAGCAACGAAACTTCATGGAGAAAG ATAATCATAAGCTCCTTAACATGGACAAAAAAATTCCTGTGTTTGCGTCACCTCTCAAGACAAGCTGTGCAAGAACAGTAAATATATCTTCAGTTGGCGTGTCTCGAGCTGCTACTTTGTTGGGCTTGGAGGAGAATACcctttcaacacaattttttgGACATGTGGGGGATAAGCTGGCCACAAGAATAAATTTTGAGCAGGAAAATCCAGAACAGAGGCTTGGTATTGCATCTTATCCAACAGAAAACCAAGTGCACAAGGAACCACACTGGCCATTTGAGCTTTCTAATAACACAGTTTCTGATTCTGGTGAGCATTCTATCAGATTCAGTACCGCCGGAGGCAGATCAATGGCTATTTCTAGTGATGCACTTGAACGCGCAAAAAGCCTTCTGGGTGAATCAGATCTCGTGGTTTCAACAAATAATTTAGTAGGCTACCCTTTGGGATCTGCTTGTAATGATAAGATGCAAAATTCAACTGTTGCGCCAAAAGAAGGTGGATCTGATTTATCTAAAAGAAGAAGGGTCAGTGGAAGAACCGAACTTGCAACATTTTCCCACCAGGCAATGTCTGATAGGAAGCACACTGGATCCTTTGGAAATGCTGTATCTGATATCCATCCAACTAGTGAAAACACCAATACGTTTCATGTTGGGAGTCGTTCAACCAGTGAAATTCCAAAGATCATGAAGCCTTCTTCCAGGTGTTTATCTGAAACTGACAACGCAAATGACCCTAAAGATAAGACCCGGCAACTCCATATGCCAGCTGGAGCGTTGGTTGACATCAGTAACTTCATGGGTGCACATTCTGGAAATATTGACCATGTTGTTAATGAGAAGAGAAGAATTGGGGGAAGAAACTCCACATCTTCCTTTAAACGGCCCCGCTCTTCCAG GTTCATCACGCCTATAAGCACCAACAAACAGTCCTCTGCTG GAGTACTCAAACTACCACCAACTCAGATCACTTCCTGTCGAACAAAGCTGTCTGCATCTTATCCTTTTCAACATAAAAGGAAGACTTGGAAAGAGTATTTTGGTGGTCCTCCCTGCTTCAATTGTTTG ACGGAACGTACAACAGCTGAAGTGAAGCTCATGGATGCAAAAGGAGCAGGGAAGTACAAGTTTCACAATATGAATACTGGTGCAGAAGAATTTCAGAAGTTGCTGATTGCCTGTGGGGCTTCATTGACATATGCAACTAAAGA ATGGGTGAACAATCACTATAAATGGATCGTATGGAAACTTGCTTCACTTGAGAGGAGCTATCCAACTAAAGCTGCTGGCAAATTCTTGACAGTTGCTAATGTTTTAGACGAGCTGAAGTATAG GTATGACAGAGAAGTGAACAATGGCCATCGATCAGCCATAAAGAAAATTTTAGAAGGAAATGCTTTGCCATCTTTGATGATGGTGCTGTGCATTTCAGCTATTTATTCCCATCCTGATGTAAATAAGTTAGAGGCTGTCGGGACAGATGGAAATGAAAACAGTATCGACAATAAAAGCTTGTTAGCTGCTAAAAGAAACATGCCTGCACACATTGAATTAACTGATGGATG GTATGCACTAGAAACGTCATTAGACGTGGCACTTTCAGAACAACTACAGAAAAGAAAGCTTTTTATAGGACAAAAGCTTCGG ATATGGGGAGCTTCTTTGTGTGGTTGGACTGGGCCTGTGTCATTTCATGAG GCATCTGGCACCGTCAAATTGACGGTCCATGTGAATGGCAGTTATCGTGCAAGATGGGATGATCCTTTGGGATTCT GCAAGCATGTTGGACCCCCACTGGCGTTCAAGTGCATAAAAGCTTCTGGTGGCCGAGTCCCTAGGACACTGGTAGGAGTTGCAAGAATATATCCTATTTTGTACAAGGAGAG GTTGCCTGATGGTTGTTCTATTGTGAGATCTGAAAGGATGGAAAGAAAGGCGCTACAACTGTATCACCAGAG AGTATCTAAGATCGCAGAAGACATTATGTCTGAACAAGATGAAAACTGTGCCAGCACTGATGACAGCGAGGAAGGGGCGAAAATTTGCAAAATGCTAGAGCAGGCGGCTGAGCCTGAAGTTATGATGGCTGGCCTGACCTCAGAGCAGATAATATCTTTCTCATCTTATCAAGCAAAGCAAAAG GAAGCTAGGCAAAACGAAGTAGCTAAGAAGGTCGAAAATGCTCTGGAAGTTGCTGGCCTTAGTTCAAGAGATGTTACGCCATTTTTGAAAGTGAGGGTGACGAGCCTTGCTCACAAAATCTCTGCTACAAAAACCATCAACAAGGAAGGGCTAATAACAATTTGGAACCCTACTGAGAAGCAA AAAGCCGACCTGGTGGAGGGACAAGTTTACATCGCCACAGGATTGCTGCCTTCTGCCCACTGTACTAACATTCTTTACTTGCATGCTAGAGGATCATCTACAGTGTGGAAGCCATTAGCATCGGCACAGGCTGCAGATTTTCA ACCATTTTTTACCCCACGTAAGGCGGTTGAGCTGTCATTGATTGGTGAGGTACCACTTGCAAG TCTTTCTTGCAGTGAATTTGACATTGCAGGTGTTGTTTTGCATGTCGGCGATGTTTACTTATGCAGCAACCAGAAAAGGCAGTGGCTCTTTTTGACAGATGGATCTAAATTTATCTCGGCATCGCAGTCCACAGTGCAAGATGATTGTCTTCTAGCAGTTAGCTTTTCTTGCTCATCTGCCAGCGATGATGGTGCCTTTTTCAGTTATGCCCTTTCTGGAAATACA GTTGGTTTCAGTAACTTGGTCAAGCGACAGAAGGACCAGACAAGGCGCATATGGGTAGCCGAGGCAACACAGAGCTCTACATACACTCTTTCCCATGAGATATCAAAAAAATCGCATCTTAAGGAAGCTGCAACATGTGCTGAGAAATGGGCTTCAAGTTCTTTTGAT AAAATCCAGCAGCTAAAGGAAAAGGTTTTATGCATAATTGGTGATAGCGGTGGCTGA